A window of Castanea sativa cultivar Marrone di Chiusa Pesio chromosome 8, ASM4071231v1 genomic DNA:
gatttttttttttttggatagatatGATAGATTTGACCCTATGGCATCTGACAAGTATAAGATTTCAGTATTCAAAATAGTCATCTCTTAAGGAAGAAAAGGATCGGGATTTttggtttgccaaattttttaatttgtaaacaaAGTGGACCACATCGTTCACTAGGTTCtagtttattatgtttttttattttattttttatacaagataaaatttctacacTAGAATCTAAGTGTACATGTGTGTAAGTCTCCCTCCTGAGACTTGAACCCGGCCCTTGTCCCCCACATCCTAAAAGCATTTATAATTGTGAAGTGACTACTGCATTCACTCCACACCAAGGGTGCGTGGTGGTCTAGTTTATTATGTTAACTCTTAACTCTGAGCTCATATAGAGAGTTGGACAATGGGAACCTTATGTTGTCTTTATCCAAGTCTATCATCATTAGTTCTTCTTTcaagtgatttttttgtttctcttaatGTTTAAGGTTTGAAATCTCTATGTGAACATCTTATCGTTGTTGTCTGCAGGTAGTTGCAGTCAAACCAGTTCCCAGTCTCAAACTTAACTCTCATATCCTTCAGGTACTTTCCTTACTTGTTGAAAGACCCTATCTCTGGTAAGTAATGAGAATTTTATTACCAAATTAATGGAAACTTTTATAACTTCCAATATCCTTGGAATGGATATTCAGAGCTTCCTTTGGGAgctcttcaaaataaaataactgcCATATTACCATTTTACTTGTGAAGGTATGGTGTAAATAACATTCTTTTTACGTATTTCATTGTAAAAGTACTGCTTCAGCATTTTGCTTTGGGTGGAAGTCAAAATTATTTAAGCTTTGGCTCTCACATGGCCATTGCAGGAGTCAATCACTAAACAGGTAAACGATGACCCTAATGCTGGATGGGAAGCTACCATGAATCCTCGATTCGCTAATTATACTGTGAGTATGCAATTGGCAGTAATATTATATGATTACTTTTTATCCCTTTTACATGCTTGACGAGATGCTTCTTATTATGCACAGGTTGGGCAATTTAAGCGTATTCTTGGAGTCAAACCAACACCTCAAAAGGATTTGAAGAGTATCCCTCTTATAACTCATCCAAAATCATCTAAGTTGCCAACTAGTTTTGATGCAAGAACTGCTTGGCCACAGTGTAGCACAATTGGAAGAATTCTTGGTAAGTTGCTTGATTGGTTTATATTTTGTCATTAAAAGATTCTTTCAGAAGTCCTGATGGTTAGCTTGTTTATATGTCAAATGCTGGACCCAATTTCACCATTGAAGATCAGGTAATTCTACTTCTATACCTCACATTATCTCCTGATAGAGAAGAGTTATGAAAACTCTCAAAACTTCTGGGTTTTGATGTTTCAGGGTCACTGTGGTTCTTGTTGGGCGTTTGGTGCTGTTGAAGCACTGTCAGATCGATTTTGCATCCATTTTGGCATGGTAACTGAATTGTCATATAGGAAACAGTTTGCATTGTCTTGCACAATATTAAtgaatatcctttttttttttggttggggggCATTTTATTCCCTATATGATTTATTGCAGAACATATCTCTCTCTGCCAACGATCTTGTAGCATGCTGTGGCTTCATGTGTGGCTCTGGTTGTGATGGGGGGTATCCAATTTATGCATGGCGATACTTTGTCCACCATGGTGTTGTCACTGAAGAGGTaacaagtctctctctctctctctctctcaattttgtgTGATCAAGTTGCTCTGTTACATTggttttgcatgttttttgGTGGTGTATGCTTAATGAACTCTTTTTTCATTTGGCAGTGTGACCCATACTTCGATGATATTGGCTGTTCCCACCCTGGTTGTGAGCCTGCATATCCTACTCCCAAGTGCGTTAGGAAGTGTGTAAACAAGAACCAgctatggaggaattcaaagCACTATGGTGTTAGTGCATATAGAATCAGTTCTGATCCAGACAGTATCATGgcagaaatatataagaatggACCAGTTGAGGTCTCCTTCACTGTTTATGAGGTAAACGAAAGTTTCTTGGCTTCTTGATTTATGCTTTTATAATTGAATTTGCTGAAATTCCTTCAACGTGATTTATTAATATCAttagttctttttcttctttttaatattttttgataagtaatgcaATTTTTATTGCTATAAGACAGtagagtcacccaagtatacaggGAGTATACAGCTGGGGACTAAATTAATAAGAgaagtttttcttcttttttcttcataagtttaacaagaaaatttaattagataaaaaattgttatgcaAGTGGATCAAGACATAGCTACAACAGTCCTATCAAAGCTTATGGAGTTTAAGAGAAAACAATCCGTCCAGTGGCCAGAACTACACTAGTATTACCAATTTCTGTGGGGCCTGGATTTCTTTGTTATTCCACATTTAATTTATGCTGGCTGAACATGCCATTTTCATATGCACCAAAGTGAACTCCTATTCAGAATACTTCTATCCTAAGCAGACTCCACATTCCAATCACCCACACCTCTAGAATAAGGGCTCTTTCCCACAATAACCAAATTTTGAGAAGTACATTCAAAGATCACTTGATCTCTACCGTATTTCCCTTGTAGATGCATTGCATGTTATGTCCACCTAAGCTGTCTGGCCTCTTTCATCAGTTTGGTTGGCATCTTCAAATTTGACTTCTTGAACGGAGATCCAGCAGAACCCCAGTTTTATTTGGCAATTTTTGTtcctttgcatattttttatttagtttgtcTCTACTCTCATCAGTCAACTGTGGGATGCAATCTGCCTGCCATTGGATTTCACTAATGTGATGGGACCATAGGGTTCAGGTGGTAGAGCCACCAGAATCTTGATTTTCCCCATCTAAAAGCAGGATGAGTGGTACATTGTGGAGTGTTAGTATAGAGAGCAAGCATAGCTGGAGCTTGGGCATTGTAATTTCTAGGTTTTAACTCTAGCTTGTTCAAACAGTTAAGTAAATGCTCCACAGTCTCCTAGCACTATTTCCCTTGATAAACATGAAAGGCATGGTGCGTGTAAACATGTCCCTAGAGTTAACACCGATGCTATTACTCATAGCGGAAATGAATTTAGAGTTCAACCAAGCTTGAAAATTAACACAAGAAGATAATTAATCAATCACACACAGATGCTTGGCATAAGATTTTTAATGTGggaaacccaaacccaaaaaaagccACAGGACCTAGTCCGCACAAAGAGATACACTACAAACAAAGATTACATTTAGTCACCAACAATGAGTTTCCAACTCAAATCCATGAGTTCCCGATTGTCAAACTGGCTATCTGTGTCCTCCTTGAATATCCAGGCCCTTTGTAAATCTTCATGCAATGCAAGCTAAAACCTGAGCTTTTTCTTCAACATGTGTATTCTTCAATATCAACCTTTTATAGATGAAAGATTGAAATTACTTACCAGTACCAATCTTTCACGGGCCaaaggttgaaactttctctaGAAAGCACACAATATAAAGTCTGTAGTGTTATCAAACTCACTGTAACAATGTGTTTAAGGATGCAGTTTGGACCTCTCagaggttttattttttttatttttttttaatcatgaaaaatacaaagaaatggAGAGAACACAAAGAATTCTCACAAGACATAgactttgaataaaaaataaatcaaaaaagagagattgcTTCCCAAAGGACTTTTTGGGAAGGGTCCTTATATAGAGGGAAAAATTTGTGGCACAAGCACCTAGAGAAAACAAGGATTCCTAATTCTAATAGACAAAATTTGCAAAAAGAGCCTTCCTGATCAATCGCTTGAAGAGGTCATTCAATTGTCCGAGATTTCAAAGGCTGTCAAGGCCATAAAGTTGCCTCATTTGATCTACAAGGAGATTGTTTGAACGACTAGAATGTGCTCTCTCTCATAAGAAGGTCATTAGAATCTATTCGAGCAACCAATgcaaaactcaattttcaattgttttgcAAAATGTAAAGGTTAGGGCTTTCAATAACTTGTTTTGTGAAAAATGCGGGACTATAAGCAAAGAATAAACCCTAAGATGTGGTTTTTGATGATCACTTACCATTTGAAGTAGCTTTGATTGACAccttaaactaaaaaatgaaaaagggttTCAGACCCGTTTCGGACCCTTGCCACTTTGTAGAGGATGCCAACTGGGTCATCAATTCCTTTTCATCTATCTATTCTTCGGAGCATTGCAGATGGCGTTGTTGCGGACATGAGCTATAACATGTCACCGTACACTTACCTTTCTAACTTTAAGATTAGCTTGTGAGCTCCCCTTAAACTAAAAACGAAGAAGGATTTCAAACCCTTGGTGCTCACGTGTTGCATTATCCAAATGATTGAAAAAATGACGTTTTGTTATTATCAAGTTAAATAATATACTCGCTTGATCATTATAGTTCTTTCAACAAAATGAGTATTAGATTATCTATTCATAGCCTTTATTCTTTtgtcattttacatttttacaaTCATTTGCAAGGAaatgacttcttcttcttcttaggtcttgttcccttttcttttttctgttagATATGAACTTATCTGATCATTGTAGTTTCTTTTTACCATTTTACAGGATTTTGCTCACTACAAATCTGGAGTTTACAAACATGTTACTGGTGATGTAATGGGAGGTCATGCTGTAAAGCTAATTGGGTGGGGGACAAGCGATTCTGGGGAGGACTATTGGGTATGTTGATATTTTCTAGTTATTGCCTTCAAATTTATAGTTACAAGATTTGGGAAGATAATATGCCGTTTTTCTCTGCTGCAGCTTCTTGCGAATCAGTGGAATAGAGGCTGGGGTGATGTATGTTTCCACCAAATTGTTCTCCACTTTAAAATTGTACCTTCCCAAATTCTAATTTAGTACTTGATTTTGATGACAGGATGGTTACTTCATGATCAGAAGAGGGACAAATGAGTGTGGTATTGAAGACGATGTGGTTGCAGGTTTGCCTTCAACCAAAAATCTTGTAAGAGAGGTTGCAATTGCTGATGCTGTTGAAGATGCGT
This region includes:
- the LOC142608065 gene encoding cathepsin B-like protease 3 translates to MANTPFYLVSLLLLLGAISAFHQQVVAVKPVPSLKLNSHILQESITKQVNDDPNAGWEATMNPRFANYTVGQFKRILGVKPTPQKDLKSIPLITHPKSSKLPTSFDARTAWPQCSTIGRILGKLLDCYENSQNFWVLMFQGHCGSCWAFGAVEALSDRFCIHFGMNISLSANDLVACCGFMCGSGCDGGYPIYAWRYFVHHGVVTEECDPYFDDIGCSHPGCEPAYPTPKCVRKCVNKNQLWRNSKHYGVSAYRISSDPDSIMAEIYKNGPVEVSFTVYEDFAHYKSGVYKHVTGDVMGGHAVKLIGWGTSDSGEDYWLLANQWNRGWGDDGYFMIRRGTNECGIEDDVVAGLPSTKNLVREVAIADAVEDASV